In Flavobacterium sp. WV_118_3, one DNA window encodes the following:
- a CDS encoding 3'-5' exoribonuclease has protein sequence MSYIMVDIESDGPIPGDYSMISFGAVLVDDHLDKTFYGQLQPISEKWIPEALAVSGFSREETLAFDAPQKVMQDFAHWIKEHSKGQAVFISDNNGFDWMFICWYFHHFLQKNPFGHSSQNLGSLYKGVVKDMFQNFKHLRVTTHTHHPVDDARGNAEALLTIKKTLDLKISLK, from the coding sequence ATGAGTTATATAATGGTCGATATAGAATCCGATGGGCCTATTCCCGGGGATTATTCCATGATTTCATTTGGAGCGGTTTTGGTTGATGATCATCTGGATAAAACCTTTTACGGTCAGTTGCAACCGATTTCAGAAAAATGGATCCCCGAAGCCTTAGCTGTTTCCGGATTTAGCAGGGAGGAAACTTTAGCCTTTGACGCACCTCAAAAAGTCATGCAGGATTTTGCCCACTGGATTAAAGAACATTCCAAAGGACAAGCGGTTTTTATTAGTGATAACAACGGTTTTGACTGGATGTTTATCTGTTGGTATTTTCATCATTTCCTACAGAAAAATCCGTTTGGACATAGTTCGCAAAACCTGGGAAGCCTATACAAAGGCGTGGTAAAAGATATGTTTCAAAACTTTAAACATTTACGGGTCACCACACACACCCATCATCCTGTTGACGACGCCAGGGGGAATGCCGAAGCCTTACTAACGATTAAAAAAACGCTTGATTTAAAGATTAGTTTGAAGTAA
- a CDS encoding DUF1801 domain-containing protein, giving the protein MDIATQIKTYIDSLSEPKRSEMETLHQTILKLQPIDTLWFLDGKNDENKVVSNPNIGYGSQTMHTGGKTREFYKVGISANTTGISVYIMGIADKTFLAKTYGEKLGKARITGYCIAFKKLQDINMEVLETVIRDQLEQK; this is encoded by the coding sequence ATGGATATCGCAACACAAATCAAAACGTATATCGACAGTTTGTCGGAACCAAAACGTAGCGAAATGGAAACGCTACACCAAACCATTTTGAAATTGCAACCTATTGATACATTATGGTTTTTGGATGGCAAAAATGATGAGAATAAAGTTGTTTCCAACCCGAATATAGGCTACGGATCACAAACGATGCATACCGGTGGCAAAACCCGGGAATTTTATAAAGTTGGAATCAGTGCTAATACGACCGGGATTTCGGTTTATATCATGGGGATTGCGGATAAAACTTTTTTAGCCAAAACCTATGGTGAAAAATTGGGAAAAGCGCGGATCACCGGATATTGTATAGCGTTTAAAAAGCTACAGGATATAAACATGGAAGTACTCGAAACGGTTATACGAGATCAATTAGAGCAAAAATAA